The Fructilactobacillus myrtifloralis genome segment GAGTATTACATCCAATGGACTACGATTGCCCTAACCCTCTATCAATTTTTAACGGGTTCACATGCCAATTTAAAGGTCTTTGCCAAGGCAGGGATTTCCGCCGAAAATTTAGATATCAACACCCTTAATTTAGTGGTTTTACCCCTGCTGTTAGTCAGCTGGATCTCAATCGCCATGATTAAGATTTATTTGACGGATCGGGGGCACTAGTTGCCAACTGCTGTTCAATCCCTTATTAGCACCCCAATAGGAGCAAAAGAACCCTCCAGCTTAAAGGCCTAACCATTTTCCGGGTTTCGAATGTGAAACCAACTTCCTAAAAAGCCAAACAAAAAAGCGACCAGCAGTGCTGGTCGCTTTTTTCAAATGCCAATTACCACTTTATTTTTCTAACAAGTGTGCCCGTTCCAGCATCCGTGCAATCAACAGTGATAACACCCCACTGAAGAGGAATACTGACACCAGACTCACTAAAAACAACGCCACAATTAGGCCAGCACTAAAACCAGCGTAATCATGCTTCAACAACTGAAACCCAAACGTCACAACGGTCGTCGTAATCGAAGTTAACGTAACGCTCAGCCAACTGTAGTTTTTGTAGCCCGTCACCGCAAACCCGAGTTCGGACCCAACTCCCTGGACGACCCCAGATATCAAAGTTGCTGCGCCCCAAATGCCACCGAGGAGCATTTCTACCACAGATCCGAGTAATTCTGCTAACAACCCGGAGCCGGGAATCCGTACTACTAACAAGGCCAGTGGTCCCGAAATGGTCCAAAAACCTAGTAACGCGGCCCCAGCAAATGGTGCTAACCCCATGGGCGTCAACAGAGCCGTCACCGCCGTATAAATTGGATTCATAATCCAGAAAATTAATCCGGTCACAATTCCAATTAAAGTAACTAAAATAATGTTTTTCAAATGCCAATCTGCTAACCAATGCTTCATGCTTTTATCCTCCGTTTGTGATTTCTGCATAATAAAAAGCACTCAACCACAGCTGAGTGCTTCAGAAAGACAAATTAAGATTGCACTAGTAACAATCGTCATTTCTAACGCGATAATCGTTCCCTGCGGTAGTTCTAACTACATCAGGTTCAATGGGTTTAATCTCAGCTCGTGGCACCCCAACTTTTTATTATGTCGTTAGTATAGCATACTTTTTACCGCATGCTGTGCTTTTTTTCCAAACCAAAGGCTCGGGAACAGCCGTAGTAAACCACGGCCGAGAGTGCCATTGTAATAAAGGTCGCCCCGATCGTTGCCTGAATCACCGGAAGCTGCTTCAACAGCAGGTAGACGATGACCCCTAGCACTAGGCTTCCTACGGCAATCACATTGTAGCCACCCTGATACCACAACGGACCCTTTGGATTTGCCAACGTCTCTGGCGTATAATTATCCCGGTTCAGGCAGAAATAATCCACACACATGATGGCGATGATTGGTCCCAGTAACATCCCGGTATAGTCTAGAAAAGCAATGAAAGCCGCCAGGAAACTTCCGCTCAATAACGGCACAAAGGTCAATAACATCGAAACCACGGTGATGATCACGAGGGCCTTATTAAAACTCACTTTGTGAAACACATTGTTCAAAGCGGAGGCGCCGGCCTGAATGTTAACGGCATTAGCGGTCATGCTCGTCAACACAATTACGATCATGGCGATGAAGCCTAAGCCGAGCTTATTGGCAATAATACTAGGATCAGAGTTGTTCGCATCGTAACTACCCGACGTCAGCGCCACGCTAATCGTGGTACAAATCCCAATCAGGATAAAGCTAAGGAGTCCCAGCAATGCCCCCCAGAATGGTGCGCTAACGGCCACGTGTTTGCTACGGGTAAACCGGGTAAAATCGGCACCACCGGTGACCCAGCCTAGTCCCGCGGCGGCAATCGTATCAATGCCCAGGCCAAATGCCATCTTTTGGGATGCGGGAACGTGATAATGGAGTAAGTCGGTCAACGAAACGTTTTTAAACACCACAATCGTTTCTAAAATCACAAAAATGATAACTAAAATGACCCCAATTCGTTCCACCAGCTGCACGGAACGTTGTCCGGCCACAATACTTAGAATGTGCAACACACTCATGATGGCAATCCCGACAATCATTCCCAGGTTTCCACCTGGCTGGCCAAATAACGGCCATTTAAACAAGCTGTGAAAAATAAAAGCGAGGGACGTGGCGGCAATAAAGGTATTCACGGCCGTCCAGCCCAAGAAGAGGGTGATGTTGATTAACGAGGGAATGAGACTGCCCCGAATTCCAAATGAACCCCGGGAAAGCACCGTGGTGGTAGCTCCTGTTTGATAACCAACGTAGCCCATCATACTCAAAAAGAGGTAGACCAGCACGCCGGCAATCAACGTGGCCAAGGTCCCACCGATTAAGCCACAGGCGGCCACGACCCCACCGAGAAACCAGGTTCCATTGTTCGCGTTCGCCCCAAACCAGGTTGCAAACATATCCCAGTAATTCATATTCCGTTCGTTTTCCGGTATAACTTGAAACGCGTGTTTGCTATTATTCAATATAGTTTCCTCCAAAATATTAACATTTTGTGTCTGTTTTATATCAATAATCGTCTTTATTAGTATAGCAGAGATAATTACGAAACGGTAACTTTCCCGGTCTTTTCTGCATTGTTTCCCCTCCACACGAATTAGCTTATAATTACCTAAATCAAATTTTTTAATCCAGAAAGCGGGGTGCGCGAACATGCCAACGAAAATTCTTGAAATCTATGATTCCCTGTTACCAACATTGCTAATCTCAATTCACCAGGAATACGTAACTGAAATTAACCTTGGTACCAAGGTCATAGAATATCGTAAATCTTTTTTCCATGATCCATTTCAAGCCTTCGTTTATTCCAGTGGCAAGGGAGGGGGAATTGCCACCTTTATCCAGTGTGATCAACCGATTGTTAGTGATGCTGATCGCTTAGCACGCATCGGATCACTCGTCGGAAACGATGATTATCGTGAGCTTTTTTCTTACTTTAAACCGAAAAATACCGGCGTTATAATCCCGATTCAAACGGCTTATCAAATCCCACTTCTCCCCTTAACTCAACTCAGAGAACAATTTACCGAGTTTACTGCTCCGCAAAAATACACTTTCTTGGATCATCCAAATAAACAAGCCTTATTAAATTATCTATTGGAACAACCCATCATTGGCAAAACGAAAAATAACTGGCACAATTACTACGAACAACTTCGCCAGCAACTATAGATTCACTTTCTTGCAATCATTTTTACAACAGAAATCGTCACCCCCATGTAAGCGGAAACATGGTAAAATAGAAGTATAAACAAGGAAGAAAGGAGAAAAACTATGATTATTTTATTACATGCTTTAATTGGAATCGTTGGCTTTGTTAGTGCCGGGGTCCTCGGAATTAGTTTCATGGGACATACTCAAGAATTATCAACCATGCAACGCTGGTCCTTAATCCTAACGGTTAGTGCCGTTGGAATTACCGCTGTGCTCGGTCTATACTACATGGCTGGAATCTGGGGCGCCTTAGTTTCCGCACTCTTACTAGCTTACTTTGAATACGTTTGCTTCTTTAAGGAAGCTAAAACCGTTCACAATAACTAATTACATAAAAAGCGCTCACCGAAATTCGGTGAGCGCTTTTTTCTGCCTTCCATCATTATGGTAACTTCACTAAGCCCACGGCGACCGTCCCTGCGATCCAAAAGAGGCTGCCAAGTAACATCAGCGTTGGAAGGGAATTCCCAATCAACGGCAAAATTACCACACTGAACAGCGAAGCAACGATCTGGGGTACGCATACCTGCGCATTAAACAACCCTTGGTACACGCCTGCATTCTGGGCGGGAACGGCATCCATCACAAAGGCCAGGGGATAAATAATAATTCCAGCCCATCCGACTCCAATTAAAATAAAGGCGATCACCATCCCGATGACCGAATGCAGGAGGCCGACGCCCACAAAGCCCACGGCCCCAACGGCTAACGTCAGCCCTAACGCTCGAACTTGATGGCGACGAGGAACCCGGGCTAGTCCAACGGCCATCACAGAGGCTGCCAGGGCATAAATCCCTGACAAAACCCCAAACAAGTTCCCGCCTTGTTGATAGGCCGCACTCGCCGGGTTCGTTGCTTGGTAAACGTTGGCAGCAACTGTCCCCGCCCCATACGTCCATAAGATCGCAAAGGCTACAAACGCCAGGCCCTGCACTAACGCAATTGCCCAAAAAATCGCCGGTGCCTGTTTAATTAGTTCCCAGCTACTCGGCTGGGTAGGACTCGGTGGTCCTTGGTACCGTTCGAGTTCTGCTGGGGCGTATTCATGCACATGCAACACGGTCAAAATGGTACAAACGGTTAGGATCAACGCCGCCAAGTAAAAGACTAATTTAATCGTGAGCGGAGCTACTCCAGCCGGTGCTGTGTTCTCGATTCCCAGTTGGGATAATAACCAGGGGGTGATGGCGGCGAGGATTCCCCCACCGTTTACCATGATACTTTGCAGCGACGTGACCTGACCCTTTTGTTCACTATTCACCATGTCCCCAATCAGAATTTTAAACGGGGCAACGCAAGCATTCGCGGCCACAATGTACAGTAACACCAGCGTGGCACCAATGCTTAAAACTAACGGGGTTGACAGGCCCCAGTCTCCGGCATTGGGCAGTAACACTAACGTGACATCAGCCAAAAGCGTTCCCCCAATCAAGTAAGGTAAGCGTCGGCCCACGTGGGGCAGCCACGTTGCATCCGAAAATTTACCTAAAACGGGCTGGGTAATCATGCCCGTTAGCGGGGGAATCAGAAAAAGAAACGCTAACAACTGGGGGCTCGCTCCAAACGTTTGAAATAACCGCCCTAATTGCGAATTCTCGAGACCTAACGACATTTGCGCTCCCAAAAGGCCAAAGCTCAACCAGAAGATTTGGCGAAACTTAAGGGCTGGTAATGGTTGTGGTGCTGACATGGGGCACTTCCTTTCAGAGGTTTATTCCCATTGTACTGGTCCCCTACTGGGGATTCAAACTCAGAAATCACGTTATTAATTCACAATTAAATTAATATTTTTCACAAATAGGCTTGCCAAGCTTTCTGTAAGCGGTTACAATTAACTTCATAACCGTGCAACCAACTAAATTTGCACCAGAAAGTAGGGAAAGTTGTGAAAAAATTTCATTTAAACATCGCATTTATTTTTATCTTTGGCGCCCTTGGCGGAATGCTCTTTGGGTTCGATACCGGGATTATTTCCGGGGCTTCGCCTTTAATCGAAAGTAATTTTCATTTAAACACCACCCAAACCGGCTTCATTACCTCATCCGTCCTAATCGGATCAGCCGTGGGAGCCCTTTCGATT includes the following:
- a CDS encoding ECF transporter S component, with amino-acid sequence MKHWLADWHLKNIILVTLIGIVTGLIFWIMNPIYTAVTALLTPMGLAPFAGAALLGFWTISGPLALLVVRIPGSGLLAELLGSVVEMLLGGIWGAATLISGVVQGVGSELGFAVTGYKNYSWLSVTLTSITTTVVTFGFQLLKHDYAGFSAGLIVALFLVSLVSVFLFSGVLSLLIARMLERAHLLEK
- a CDS encoding purine-cytosine permease family protein, which encodes MLNNSKHAFQVIPENERNMNYWDMFATWFGANANNGTWFLGGVVAACGLIGGTLATLIAGVLVYLFLSMMGYVGYQTGATTTVLSRGSFGIRGSLIPSLINITLFLGWTAVNTFIAATSLAFIFHSLFKWPLFGQPGGNLGMIVGIAIMSVLHILSIVAGQRSVQLVERIGVILVIIFVILETIVVFKNVSLTDLLHYHVPASQKMAFGLGIDTIAAAGLGWVTGGADFTRFTRSKHVAVSAPFWGALLGLLSFILIGICTTISVALTSGSYDANNSDPSIIANKLGLGFIAMIVIVLTSMTANAVNIQAGASALNNVFHKVSFNKALVIITVVSMLLTFVPLLSGSFLAAFIAFLDYTGMLLGPIIAIMCVDYFCLNRDNYTPETLANPKGPLWYQGGYNVIAVGSLVLGVIVYLLLKQLPVIQATIGATFITMALSAVVYYGCSRAFGLEKKHSMR
- a CDS encoding MFS transporter, which encodes MSAPQPLPALKFRQIFWLSFGLLGAQMSLGLENSQLGRLFQTFGASPQLLAFLFLIPPLTGMITQPVLGKFSDATWLPHVGRRLPYLIGGTLLADVTLVLLPNAGDWGLSTPLVLSIGATLVLLYIVAANACVAPFKILIGDMVNSEQKGQVTSLQSIMVNGGGILAAITPWLLSQLGIENTAPAGVAPLTIKLVFYLAALILTVCTILTVLHVHEYAPAELERYQGPPSPTQPSSWELIKQAPAIFWAIALVQGLAFVAFAILWTYGAGTVAANVYQATNPASAAYQQGGNLFGVLSGIYALAASVMAVGLARVPRRHQVRALGLTLAVGAVGFVGVGLLHSVIGMVIAFILIGVGWAGIIIYPLAFVMDAVPAQNAGVYQGLFNAQVCVPQIVASLFSVVILPLIGNSLPTLMLLGSLFWIAGTVAVGLVKLP